One segment of Arcanobacterium phocae DNA contains the following:
- a CDS encoding type I-E CRISPR-associated protein Cas6/Cse3/CasE, translated as MVESLYLTKYPIHLALSQKAANKPRHGWDETDPQFRHRAVMALFDTIESDQPRENAAILFRADYLAGQAPFFLVQSKIPPTHAPTGTLTVERKLEVLPTATPVRLRLSVNAIRRKTTTDGTSLTKPKIIAAPIPFDFSPKASEKSQNHETMTPWLRNKLKKALGDVTITNHQRELLGVDRNGKSTGSMIVQVDTVDAIATVVDGTELNSLILHGVGRAKAYGCGLLTVQALA; from the coding sequence ATGGTCGAGTCACTGTATCTGACAAAGTATCCTATTCATCTTGCGCTTAGTCAGAAGGCTGCTAACAAACCACGACACGGCTGGGATGAAACCGATCCACAATTCCGTCACCGTGCAGTCATGGCGCTCTTTGACACCATTGAGTCAGATCAACCCCGTGAGAATGCCGCTATCCTTTTCCGTGCAGATTACCTCGCTGGCCAAGCTCCCTTCTTTTTAGTTCAATCAAAAATTCCACCAACACATGCCCCTACCGGAACACTCACAGTCGAACGGAAACTTGAAGTGCTGCCCACAGCAACTCCGGTTCGGTTGAGATTGTCAGTTAACGCCATTCGACGGAAAACAACTACCGATGGCACCTCTTTAACAAAGCCTAAAATTATTGCCGCACCTATCCCATTCGATTTCTCTCCAAAAGCCTCCGAAAAATCACAGAATCACGAAACAATGACTCCTTGGCTGAGGAACAAACTCAAAAAAGCCCTCGGTGACGTAACAATAACCAATCATCAACGTGAACTCTTGGGTGTTGACCGAAACGGGAAGTCTACAGGTTCTATGATCGTCCAAGTCGATACTGTAGACGCGATAGCAACTGTTGTAGATGGGACAGAACTCAACAGCCTCATTCTTCATGGCGTTGGCCGAGCCAAAGCGTACGGATGTGGCCTATTAACAGTACAGGCTCTAGCATGA